The genomic region GCCCTTCTCCTTAGAAGGGTTTCCTgatccccgcccgccccccccaccaggtAAGGAACCAGCCCCTCTTCCCTACTGCTGTCCCATCCCTGTCCCCACCTCTGTTGTAGCTCTTACCACACCAACGTCCGGTCTGTCCCCATTCTAGAGGTGAGCTTCTCAAGATAGGGACTTCATCTTGAAGTGTTCAAGGTTCCCAGGCCCTTGGGCATCGGTATTGGTTAAACAGTAAGGATCACTAACACATGCACCAACCATGCACCAGACCCTACTCTAAGCACTTTATGGGTGGAAGGTTCCCTCACTTTCCTTAGATGATGCCCCAGCCAGAGCTGAGACAGGTGGTCACCGACCCCCTGCATCGAAACTTCCTGGTGCtggctggggaagggcagggcaggcTGGCAGTGCCAGCAACTGACCCATAAGGGTATGCCCGGGTCCCCGCCTTCCCACCTGGCCTTACACATCTGGAGGGAGGATTGTGGTAGGTTCTGATTCCGGAGCCCTGGGGGAAATGCACATTCCTTCCTtcatgcatccattcattcacccaaAGTCACTGGCTCTTGTTCAGGGCCGACCGGCGCTGGGCACCAGGGACCCCCCAGTTCTTGTCCCTTCAAAGCTGGTAGGCTCAGCGGGCTGACCCCCGCCTCCTTCCTCCCAGGGGAAGTGGGCCAGATGCCTCCTCTTGTCCTGTccaccctccccacacacagTCATCGTCCGGCTCCTTGTCTTCTCCCCATCGGACCCGGGTGCCCTCCCGAGGACGCAGGCTGAGCGCGGGACCCCGTCCTGtgcgcccccctccccggcccggcGCCCGCCCTCCGCAGGGGCTCCAGAGGGGTTTCCCGAGGGGCCGAGCGGGACGCGAGCCGAGGAGCCagcgccgccgcccgccccgccgcccgccccgccgctCGCCCCGCCTCCCGGCTCTCACCTgggcccgcgcccccgcccccgcccccggccgcccgGCGCGCACTTCCTCCCGCCGCCCCGCCCCTTCCACATTCCtgccccgccgcccgcccggccgcccgccccgcgccgctgcccgcctgcctgcccgcccgcccgccgctcGCGATGAAGGCGGCCCAGGCCCCGGGTGCCGAGGCGCCGCAGGGCGCGCGGTCCGTCAAGGTGGTCCTGGTCGGCGACGGCGGCTGCGGGAAGACGTCGCTGCTGATGGTCTTCGCCGAGGGGGCCTTCCCCGAGGTGAGTGCCAGCCCCCTCCGGGCCCCGCGCCCCCGACCCTGCCTCGCGCGCCCGGCCGCCCGGTCGGGTTCCGCACGCGCGCCCCGGTGCACCCACCGGGCCCTCCAAGGGGTCTCCCACCGGAGTGGGGGCTCAAAGGCAGTTCTCGCTCCGCCATCGGAAGCGAGGGCCTCAGTAGTATCATCTGTAAAGTGGCAAGAATGGCACCTCCCTGGGAGAGGTGTCACAGGGACTGACTTAGGCAACCTGGGTATACCGCAGATCCTAAGAGAGCACTTGGTGGCCCAGCATGGGCGGGAGGGACTGAGGACACTGGAGCCAGACTTGCCTGGGTTCGAATCATGGCTTTGTCACTTaaagctgtgtgtccttgggcaagtccccctaccctctctgtgcctgttttcttGGCCACGTAATGGGAGTAAGGATGGTGCCCACCTTCCAGGGTCACTGTGAAGAGTGAGTTAACACAGGTCAAGGGCTCACCTCTGAGTCTGCGGCAGGAAGGGCTCACTGAAATTTGGGAAATATCTCTTCTCCACCAGCTGTTGCATGTACAAGGGACCTTTGGTGGGCTCTGTCGTGGAGGTCAGAGCACACCAGACTCAAGTCAGATAGCTTGGTTGGCACCTCAGCTCTCCTCTAACAAACCATGTGGCCCTTGGTACCttgcttaccctctctgagcctccatttcctcgcACAACCTCAGAGGGCGGGTGACCCAGTGAGGTGGAATTAGGGTAGGGCTGAGAGACAGCCCATATGGACCTGGACATCCTGGACACGCTGGGCACATTGGCTGTCAGTCCTTCACTAGCATGCTCAGCCTGTCCAGGAGGCTCCCAGGCACCAGGATGGGCGTTGGACCCATTCACTCTGCCACCGCTCAGCCCAGTTCTGGGAGTCCATGGGTTTGCTTCCAGCAGCTCATCTCCCTCCTGCCTGTCCCATCATCCTCCAAACCCCTGGGCTTTGTAGGCCCCTGGGAGTCggatgggggaggcaggagaggctaGGCCTGGTAACAGTGTCAGACCTTCCTTTTCACTGCGGCAGCATCGAGCCAACTCTTACTTTGTGGTTTATGGAGCTGACGTCACCTCCTCTGGccagtcacattttttttttaagttgggtgGGACAAGTTTCTGGGCCCCCAGGCGCTGCCCAAGGGAACCCAACAATTTATGgcatggtggggagagggaccAGGCCAGCCAGGGTCTAGGAGACCAGCGGGGAGGGGTGTCCCAGGCCCTGAGACATCCTTGATGGCAAGGCTCATCCTGATTCCAGAGAGGTTGCAACATGGAAATGGGCATCTGGAAGTTGATGGAACGTGTGTTTTGAAGGGCAGGCTGGGGCtggccaggggaagggaggacaTGTTTGTCACCAGGGAGATGGACCTGTCCTTGTCTAGGCTGCTCATCTGTTTGAGGACCCCTCTACCTCCAGGCACAAGAAAGAACCTTTTAAGAAccttcttttaaaagaaccacAAGGTCCAAGCACCGGAAAGGCCTCATTTTAGAGGTGGGAAAATTGAAGCTAGAGGGACACTCTTGCCTTGGGGAGCAGGGCCCAGCAGTGGTAGTGCGGGTCAAGAGCCCAGATCTCCCCGCCCCTGACCAGGACACTCTCCACAGTCCCCAgtgctctgccttctgctccggcCCTGAGACTCCTCCTCTTGGCAGGCCTCCAAGCTCAGGGAACCAGCAGCTAGAAGACCTCGAGTCTCCCAAAAAGCAGAGAGTAGGCTGGGATTTGAAGGGGCCTCAGGGACCCTTGCCTGGCTGTGGCCCAGCCTCAGGTTCAGAGCAAGGGAGCAGAGTAGAGAGAGCTCCTGAGGTAGAGGGAAGTCCAGGCTGGGCACCAGCTTCTGCCCAGTCCTGGCTGACATTTGGATTAGCAACCATTCCAAAGCCCAGGGGTCTCACAGAAgagtgggaagaggagggggcagggaggaccaGCCCTGCCTTCCAGAACCAGCTCAGTCCCTCCTGGTCCACACAGGGACTCTCATGGGTGTGAAACCCCTGACTCTCCTCTCTTGAACTATGTTCCCCCATCCTGTAAtgatccatctgtctgtctgcgAGCCCCGTGAGGGCAGACCCAAGCCTGAGTCACCTCTACCCTGGTCTGGCTCAGACCTGGCCCTGCCTTTCCAGCAAAGGACAGCTTCAACAGATAAGATTAGACACTTACTGGTCAGAGTGACCCTGCCTGGTGGTTCAAAGAACACAACAGAAGGTGTAGACACAGTCTATGGGGCCGGGGGGAGGGTTGTGCCAGTTACAAGCCACCGGAGCAACCCAGCCACGCAGTCTGGAATGGGGCTTGCCTGTCCACTCCTGATACCAGGGGCTGGAGAGTTCAGTGACCTCAGGAGAGGCCAGTGGCCTGGGACAGAGCCTGGCCTCTTGAGCCAGAAAGACCCGGTTCCATCCGTAGCCAGCTGGCACTGTGTttccctgggcaagtcacttccctgctgtgtcatcaggaaaatggggaTAGCGCTAACTTCCTGAGGCTGCAGGGATCAGAGACCAGGTGGAGGGCCATGCACAGTAGAGCCCTAAAAAATTGTGGATGATAGTGTCATCTCCACAGGCATTTgcaaagtactgatacatgccccccccccgcccagagcTTCGTGGCCGGCTGCCGTCCACCTCAGATCAGGAGGGGTCCTGCCACAGGTGGGAGGTGGGTGAGTGGAAGCTCCGCAGGTGTCAGTCCCTTCCATGGTGACAGGCTGGGGAAGGACACACCACCTGGAGGGATGGACAGCAGCTGGCGTGGTCTCCCCTATCACACTGTAAAGGGACACTCTTCTCCTTTAACCAGTGAGGGGacaggcccaaggtcacacagctggtgagggCCAGAGCCCATCCTAAGCCAGGAACATCTGAGTCCAAAGCCAGTACTATGGCTATCATGTCACACTGTCTCCTGCCAGGCCAGGGACCCGAAGGGAGGGGCCCGGCGCAGGCCGGGTGCTGGGGAGGTAGGTGGAAGCCTTGTCTGTACCTACTAGTAGAGGGAGTGACAGGTGACTAGAGCTCCAGGGCGGATTGAACCCCTATCCCAGGGCCATCCCTGACTTCTCCATAGCCCACGCTGGGACTCACCtttttccccaccctccccctgtACCCCCCCAAGTGGCCTGGAGGACCGCACTGACCCACCATTAAGGGGCTGCCCCTGCCAGCAGCCCAGGGCCTGACTCAGAGTGCCGGCAGGCCGGCGGGCAGGCAGACCGGCTTGAAGTCCACCTGAGTCAAGGCAGGCACGGGCACCACCTGGCCTAGGAAgtggggaggccaggaggccagggtCTCCTCATGCTgtggccccacccaccaaccccGAGCAAGTGAGCGAGCCTTGGGGACCCTAGCTGTAGCTGGTCCAGCATGCCACTCCAGCAAAGGGCTTGTGTCGTGGTCGAGTTTTGAAAACCTCCTCACCTGTTGCACATTCCCCCTTCTCATTCCTGCATTTTGTCGGTGTACCAAACCCATCCCGTTTCCATTTGTCCAGCCTTTATGGAGAGGGAGTGCAGTCAGGCCCTAGGTCTGGGGTGGTGGGGCTTAGGGCCCGAGTGACTTCCTCCTGATGCCAGACAGGGCTGATAAGAAAGGCAGAAATGGAGAGGACTTGGGAAGGGATCCAGAAGGGCCTCCTGGGGGAGGTGGCATGGGGCAGGGGTCTTGGTTGGATTATGAGAGGTTGAGAGGCaaagcagggaccccccccccaaaagccaCAAGCTCCCTAGAGTAGGCAATGAGTCTGATTATTACTTGCTCCCCAGTATCCAGAAATAGAGAAGGTGCCactgtttactgaatgaatatatgaatgaatgaatgaatgaacaatcgAACGAACAAATGTAGGTTAATGTCATTCCAGGAGGAGGGGACAGCATGAAGGAAGGCTCAGAAATGGGACAGTCCCCCATCCAAGgggacaaagataaaaataacagtaGCTGGTACATGTAGAGTGCTtagtgtgtgccaggctctgcactgaaTCCTTACGGCAACACACTGCGGTAGGTGCTTTTCATAGTCCCACTTTACAGTTGAGAAGCCCGGGGAGGTTCCGTGCCGCACTGGGGCAAACAGTTAGGAGGTGGCAGCTCTAGGCCTCACCTGCACTGGCCACCTACTTCCCAGAAACTCCCTCCCTCAGACTGTCAGACTCCCAAAGAAGGGGCAGGGGTTGCTACAGGCATTCGAGGGCTCTGGCCTGGGCACCAGGGCCCACCCTGCTTCAGCAGCTGTCCTCACAGCCTCCGCCTTGCCCCCTTCTTCCTCAGAGCTACACCCCCACTGTGTTTGAGCGGCTCACCGTTAATCTGCAAATGAAGGGCAAACCCCTGAACCTCCAAATCTGGGACACAGCAGGTGGGTGTGCAGGTGGGAGGCGGGGCCCCCTATGCCCAGGAGCCAAGCCCTGCCCCCTTTCTCCTGAACCACAGAGGCCCAACCAGTCTCACCAATCTCCCAGGGACAGGTGTTGCCCAGGATTAGGGTCCCCAGGAACCTGAACCTTCTTTGCTCCTGCGCCTGCATCCACTGCCTCCCCCAGCAGAGGGTAGCCAACTGTGTTCCGGAGACGGGGGATCCAGAGCTCTTTTCTCTCAAGGGGTAAACTATTCCTGGCCTCCTAAGCATTCCACCCTGGCTTTAGCTTCTGTGAGGTCTGCCTGACCTTGACCTCTGCCCTCCAGCTTCCTGACCTTATCCACATAGGGCTCAATCAAATCCATACCAGAGCTGAAAGCTCACCCCAGGGTATCCCAGCAGCCACCTCACCATGCAGGGGATAAGGGGCCTTTGTCCTGGGTCCTACCTGCTTCCTACTCCTCACCCCCCCAAGCCCAGGGCAAAGCCCAGGGCAAAGCAGGCTTCGGACCGATGGCCCCAGTCCCTGCAGGCCGGACCTCTGCCTTGTCTCTGACTCCTACCAGAACAGGACTCTCTCAGCAAGTGGTCTCACCCAGACCAGGGCTAACACAGCCCATGGGCAAGCCAGGGGAACACTGCCCGGAGGGAAACGTTCACGTGGAgtggccacccaggcaccacatttATATCAGACCACGAGGCACACAACCACGCCCTGATCCGGGCTCCCCCATCTGCTGGGTTGACTTCCCTGATGTTGGGGAAGATCTGAAGGGAGtgcccacccccactctccccaGGGCAAGTTGACTATGACCGCCTGCGGCCCCTCTTCTACCCCGACGCCAGCGTCCTTCTCCTCTGCTTCGATGTCACCAGCCCGCACAGCTTTGACAACATCTCTAACCGGGTAGGTACCAGGGCACGGGGGAGGTACAGCCCCCACAGCCAGGCCAccctgctctgtccccacccTTGACTCCGCAGCCTGTCAGAGCGTAGCAGGCCCCGGATGACATCGAATCCAGCACCTTTGGTGTgtatatggggaaactgaggcccagagcaggggcAGCAACTTACCAGAGGTCCCTTAGGGATTTGGGGGCAGGGTCTGGACTGAGACCGCTGTTGCTCTTTCCACCGTGACCTACCTGAGTATGCTGCGTCACCCAGAGGCCCCCGCATCTCCCCAGCCTGGGCCTGCCCGAGGTTGCATGTATGGGCAGCCCCCTTCTGTGTAACTGCTAGCTTTCAGCAGCCTCCCAAgatgcccccccctccccaggcatgTCAGGGGTTCCCAAGGCTGCTCACTGCCCACAGGTGTCAGGGATGTGGTCCCCTGAAATGTTCTGCTCCTGCCCGGCTGCTGCCAGGGCCTCCCTGTGAATGGCATGCAAACAGCGTGCCGGGGGTTCATCGGAGCAGAGCTGGTGACGACGGCATGAGTAACATGAGCCACAACCATGGGAATTGTCGACTGAGAACTTAGCTCATGCCAAGCACCGTTCTGGGCACTTCTGCCCATTCACTCGTCTACTGCCGCTAACAACCTGATAGAGCCAATAGTAGTATCTCCAGCTTGGGAGTGGGAGAGATGTTTTGACCAGAGCAAGTGGAAGGCGGCCTTGCCATTTCCCAAGATGAGAAGGAGCAAGTGGAGGGTagggaggtgggagatgggggcCTGTTGGACATCGCACTGGAGGGCCAGGTAGACATGGAGGTCTGAGTCTGCAGCTCCCAGGAGAGGGCCAGGCTGAGCTGGGCAGATCCATTTAGGAACCACTGGTGGGGAAGAGCCTTGCACATGGGAAGGTCACCTGGAGAGAAGCAAGAGAGCAGGGTCCTAGGGCAAAGTGCCAACCAGGCGGTAGAGGAGGGAGAGATCCCTGCCTGGTGCCAGGGCTCAGGCAGGATGAAGGCTGAGGATTCAGTGTTGGATTAGCAAGGTGAAGTCACGGGGGAGACCAGGATCAGGCGCAGTTTTGTAGAGGGGTTGGAGTATGGGGAGTAAGCCCAGGACCCCACCCGGGCCCCATCTGGCTCCAGGAGCCAGACGGTTTGATGCCAGTTTTTTCTGAACAGACAAACTGAGTAGGCATGCACTCCTGGAGATATAAATCCCCTGTCTCCGGATTCTAGACTCCCCACTTGTTGCCCAGGCTGAAATAACCAGGCCCTGGAGCCTCACATTCCAGAGAGCAGCTGACACACAATAGGAGTGTTCCCTCCAACAGGCAAACAGCTGCGGCAACCATTTTGTGagctgctttatttttaagggatgacttatttctttattttacccCAGTTGGGAGGCGGTCCTGGGGGCCCTTAGCCTGCAGAGTGGCAGGATTCTAGACCAGGAAGGAGCAGGGCTctgggccccagcccctgggCTCAAATCCTGCCACTTCCAGTTGTATGACCAAGGCCAAGTATGTagcctctccgagcctcagttacTGCATCTGTACAATGGGACTGATGACAGAACTTGCTTTGTAGGGACTTGGGGGATTGAAGAGTTCATACACGTAAAGTCTTAGAGCCTAGCCCAGAGTAATTCTCCCTAAATGTTGGCTGCGCTGATTATCATTGCTGAAATCCACCTGGGGAGTGAGAGGGTGGCCCTTTCTCCCCATCTGCGGGGAGGGACAGCAATCCTGATGGctaacacacacacccacactgcCACCCTCCCCGCAGTGGTACCCAGAGGTGAACCACTTCTGCAAGGAGGTGCCCATCATTGTCGTGGGCTGCAAGACTGACCTGCGCAAGGACAAGTCGCTGGTGAAGAAGCTGCGGAAAAATAGGTTGGAGCCTGTGACCTACCACAGGGTAGGAAACCCAGCCCAGGGGTGGAGGGCTGGTCCTGGGAAGGGGAACCTCGGGGTATGCTGATCCCGCCCAGCCTCTCAGCAGTGTCCAGCACACTCAGGGGGTGGGTCAGGGTAGGGGTCATCTTGGAATGGTCTGGGCTTGGAAATGGTACCTAGAATACTCTAGAAGATCCCGCCTATGGAAGGGAGAGCGAGTGGTGTGCCCATTCAGGTAATCCTACCCACCCACTTCACAGTGCGGTAAGCTGAGGCCACAGCTCTTCAGGCCACAGGCCCCTCTCTGCTACACACCTGTGAAATGGGTTAGCTGGTGCCTTGAGAGGCAGGGACCCATCCCAGAACTGAGGCAGGAAACCCAAGGCAGTCATGAGAGTGCTTGGTCAAGCCAGGGGCAGGCGCTGTGGGTGTCCTGGAAAAACTCACCTTCCACTTTTGTCCTGGAGACTCCCTAGGATGGCCAAGAGGGCTATGGGGAGGCAGGACGtgagccctccccccacccccagaggccgCCACCTCAAGGCAGCCCCCTCCATTCTCTCTTTTAGGGCCAGGAGATGGCAAGGTCCGTGGGCGCAGTGGCCTACCTCGAGTGCTCAGCCCTGCTCCAAGAAAACGTCCACGCGGTCTTCCAGGAAGCAGCGCAGGTGGCCCTCAGCAGCCGCAGTCGCAACTTCTGGAGGAGGGTTACCCGGAGCTGTTGCGTGGTGACCTGACATCTTgaggccctccctgccccaaccccccaGCAGCTCAGGAAGGAGCTGGGCGCTGAGCTGCCCAGTTGGCTGGGCTGGACCCAGTCCCGAGGCTGTGATCACCGAACTGCACCTCAAACAGATGGACACCACCGAGGCCGGGCCCCTGACCCTGGGGCTGCAATCCCTGGACTAGAGCGTAACCCCCCCCTGCAAGGCCTGAGGAAGGGGCTTCCAGAGCCCACCTGCCCGGTAAAGGGCTACTCCTGGGGTCCCCTAAAATGACTACCAgactcccagctcccagcctggACCCACACATCCGGAAGCAGCCTGTTCAGGGCTGCACCTTCGGGACCTggcactcccaggaccctgggccacCACTCACACCCTTCCCCATCCCCTTGCCCCCTGCCCATCCAGTGGTAACTATAACAACTAAAGCTACATTGCTTGTCAGTTATGTCACGTGTCTTGCTTTACACACATGTTCCATAGCAGGAGAGAACCCACCACATGTAGGCACTGGAATGGGACTACCCGGATCCAAACCCGACTTTATCATtttgggaccttgggcaagttacctgaACCCTCTGCGCCTCGGTATCCTCATCTGTGAATGGGACCAATCACAGATGATGTCATGGAGCCTTTAGAGGAGTAAGGGCATCATGAGAGACACGCAAAGAGCTTAGCaggtgcctggcacccagtaagTGCTCACAAAAGGTTCacaagtggggtttttttgtttatgaTAAATATAATATTGCAGAgatgtaatatatgtaatatactcAATAATAtattagggttttccagagaaacagaaccatatAGAaccaatagggtgtgtgtgtgtgtgtgcggagagagagagaaattgtaaggaattggctcatgggATCACAGGGCCTGGCAAGTCCGACACCAGTAGGGCAAGCTGGAGATTCAGGtaagttgtgggatcaagcccagcaccGGGATccgtgttcagcatggagtccgctagagcttctctccctctccctccctctgctcctccccacactctAACACgggctctcgctctctctcaaataaaatttaaaaaagagctcAAAGGGAGGGACCACTTCATGGGGATGTGGCTGACTCcgttggtagagcgtgtgactcttgatctcagggttgtgagttcgagccccatgttgagtatagagattatttaaaaataaatctttggggcgcctgggtggctcagtagtttgggcatctgccttcggctcaggtcataatctcagagtcctgggatggagccccacgtggggctctgtgctcagcggggagtctagaGTTTtatccctccctctctggcttgtgctctctctctctctcaaataataaaatcttttaaaaaataataaataaaaagaaatcttaaaaaagggagaaaaggacgAAGACAAACAGCTCAAGGGAAGGACCCCTTGTGCCAGAGGAGGGCTCATGGCTTGGGTTACAGAGCTGAACTGAGGCAGGTGAAATGATATTATTGGCCTGCTCCAGAAACCCCACGTGGATTACAGGCTCCACTCCAAGGTTTTACTATAAACTGCTCAGGAATGGGAAATAACATTTCCTGGCCTAGATTTCTAGCCTGATTTCTCCTCCCCGCTAAGCATACCCCACACCCAGAATATTCCCTATtctccccttcctgccttccccaaGCCCAGCTCAGACAGCCTTCTCTAATTTCCCAAAATATATGTTCCTGGAGCCCTGAGGTTATGTTGCTACAATGCTTTTCACGCTGACTTCTTGCACATCCGTCTTCTTGCACTAGACCTCAACTTCCGTGAAATCAGGACCCTTGTTTGCTTTGTCTCTTGTCCCCAGCCCCTAGTTGAGGACGTGGCTTGGCTTGTTGGCACTGATGAGTGTTCCATCTCTGGAGTCAGTAGCAGGTCTGGGTTCGAATGTCAGTGCTGCCATTTTCCATAGCTATGCGGTTTTGTGAGCATTATACTCTTTGAGGCTCAATATCCCATCTGGCAAATGGGAACGATCATATCCATCCCACAGGGTTGTTATGGGAAGGAAATGACAATGCTTGTCGGGTGCCTAGCACGGTGCCGGCCATAAAGGAGCATGCAGGAAGCAGGGAACACATTGCAAGAAGTACAGCTGGGCTGGGCAGGATGTCCTATACTTGAGGGTAAGGTGCTGAACAAATGGTCAGGAGACGTAGGTGCTGGCATGGGCTCCTTCCCTGAAATAACCAGGGACTCCATCATTTGTT from Zalophus californianus isolate mZalCal1 chromosome 11, mZalCal1.pri.v2, whole genome shotgun sequence harbors:
- the RHOD gene encoding rho-related GTP-binding protein RhoD isoform X2, whose translation is MKAAQAPGAEAPQGARSVKVVLVGDGGCGKTSLLMVFAEGAFPESYTPTVFERLTVNLQMKGKPLNLQIWDTAGQVDYDRLRPLFYPDASVLLLCFDVTSPHSFDNISNRWYPEVNHFCKEVPIIVVGCKTDLRKDKSLVKKLRKNRARRWQGPWAQWPTSSAQPCSKKTSTRSSRKQRRWPSAAAVATSGGGLPGAVAW
- the RHOD gene encoding rho-related GTP-binding protein RhoD isoform X1, producing MKAAQAPGAEAPQGARSVKVVLVGDGGCGKTSLLMVFAEGAFPESYTPTVFERLTVNLQMKGKPLNLQIWDTAGQVDYDRLRPLFYPDASVLLLCFDVTSPHSFDNISNRWYPEVNHFCKEVPIIVVGCKTDLRKDKSLVKKLRKNRLEPVTYHRGQEMARSVGAVAYLECSALLQENVHAVFQEAAQVALSSRSRNFWRRVTRSCCVVT